Proteins encoded together in one Cicer arietinum cultivar CDC Frontier isolate Library 1 chromosome 4, Cicar.CDCFrontier_v2.0, whole genome shotgun sequence window:
- the LOC105851902 gene encoding E3 ubiquitin-protein ligase RING1-like yields the protein MSSGGDGGGGGKLFFCHVCSRRVTCSDDSEPFCPICLQGFVEEYVPNPEPNPSPSFTFSFNQDPSSDSDFPLHPLSLLPLLLSSASISRTRPESDNFDPFVFLQNHLHDLHADGANIQFEINHPSETGTEPGFRIPSNIGDYFLGPGLEQLIQQLAENDPNRYGTPPASKDAVQKLPTVTVDDELLNSELNQCAVCQDEFEKGSQVKQMPCKHVYHDECLLPWLQLHNSCPVCRYELPTDDADYENRARGDGGDGLRSVVDGNGSGGGGNRPVHRTFRISLRYPFGGGEYAQDSGERGSGNRQEDLD from the coding sequence ATGTCTTCCGGCGGAGACGGCGGCGGTGGTGGTAAGCTTTTCTTCTGCCACGTGTGCAGTCGGAGAGTTACTTGCTCAGATGATTCCGAACCTTTCTGCCCAATTTGCCTCCAAGGTTTCGTTGAAGAATATGTTCCCAATCCCGAACCTAACCCTAGCCCTAGCTTCACTTTCAGCTTTAACCAAGATCCTTCCTCCGATTCCGATTTTCCCCTCCACCCCTTATCTCTTCTCCCTCTATTGCTATCCTCTGCTTCGATATCTAGGACCCGACCCGAATCCGATAATTTCGACCCGTTCGTTTTCCTTCAGAATCACCTTCATGACCTTCACGCCGACGGAGCCAACATTCAATTCGAGATCAATCATCCTTCCGAAACCGGAACCGAACCAGGGTTTCGAATCCCATCCAACATCGGCGATTACTTCCTCGGTCCTGGACTCGAGCAATTGATTCAGCAGCTCGCCGAGAATGATCCTAACCGTTATGGAACACCGCCGGCGTCGAAAGACGCCGTTCAGAAGCTTCCGACTGTTACTGTCGACGATGAGTTGTTGAACTCGGAGTTGAACCAGTGTGCTGTTTGTCAGGATGAGTTTGAGAAGGGTTCGCAGGTGAAGCAAATGCCTTGTAAGCATGTTTATCATGATGAGTGTTTGCTTCCATGGCTTCAATTGCATAACTCTTGTCCTGTGTGTCGATATGAATTGCCAACTGATGATGCTGATTATGAGAATCGGGCGAGGGGGGATGGTGGTGATGGGTTGAGGTCTGTTGTTGATGGTAATGGTAGTGGTGGTGGAGGAAATAGACCGGTTCATAGGACTTTTAGAATATCTTTGCGGTATCCTTTTGGTGGAGGTGAATATGCTCAGGACTCTGGTGAAAGGGGATCGGGAAATAGGCAAGAAGATTTGGATTGA